A single window of Watersipora subatra chromosome 11, tzWatSuba1.1, whole genome shotgun sequence DNA harbors:
- the LOC137408695 gene encoding mucin-2-like, giving the protein MAVGGELPENLPSGIVAVNVSGVSNNGAFTNSLNSNFTTSSHAKSIGSTHANGLDSLTITTTPKPPTLSVTAGPQAPTVFPKSSTRDPNQESVTSIPGLTSPTKVYPERDPLNDTIMYKVQAAYCSGKPQLFVCDKPDHVIWVGKGLIWGAKRQPFNVSDTCFPREGDFTMNWRPPLLEMPSPDYFTTPSLPDTTSATIANSKATTGPPNDNLSTQRAASSTAVSSASAETNLPTISTGLSSGTAATPTSSTSSAGTATPLTGSRAPSGESTVSLTETAASSSISITILTGAAAPTTGSTDISTRDNTLLPVLTTLSTGSQVSGTGPSTTVTKNVTDSPTEKATGETAPDSSSTIITTMTASSNSSVSQPRSSSPAQTPSSAATALSSSFTTLSTYSYPNRTVSTVVVGASQGSTTPVSRVASGTTAISHSSIITTANVTQITTIGSDVSTLSSETSTLTALTPSIDDQSTVPHSNPIASSEQTTISVSTSLSTVSGISSTTSPGSGGSVTPDSSSPTLPDSSSPTSTDSSVPASPDSSIPTSPDSSNTVTPDSNSPVTPDNNGSTLPDSSGPTSPDSSVPASPDSSVPTLPDSSNPVTPDSSNPVAPDSSSPVTPDSSGSTLSDSVSTLSDSSVIVSSGTSSTMLPNTSRTISPVSNGLTSPSSSGITSLGSSGITSPGSSGANPVSPDSSTTRSPGSSNTLSSSSSGSVSPDVSSVSMDSSNTVSLDSSGGSSPGSNTITSPSVSSRTDLTTRLGQSPSFSTASSNRPLSTVGNNDSTASQQSDGTSNRPTGAVNPSTSLSSNNTGSTIAVVTSTIPSTLLSTDSTVSESTAAGSVTTNITVTPSSSASQSFTSGGGQSSITGVGTTSPIQTDSTILPSVGATAALTVDLPMWVYVLFAVFGLTVFLLIVALLFICYWNKYKRNIYKLEIRRLQNVDNTETPRDMETPRDLETSRDTERLA; this is encoded by the exons ATGGCTGTTGGCGGAGAACTGCCAGAGAATCTGCCATCCGGTATAGTGGCTGTAAATGTATCTGGGGTGTCTAACAATGGTGCTTTTACTAACTCACTCAATTCTAACTTCACCACCTCTAGCCATGCAAAGTCCATCGGCTCAACTCACGCGAATGGCCTCGATAGTCTCACTATAACTACGACCCCTAAACCTCCGACTTTGAGCGTTACTGCTGGTCCACAGGCCCCTACTGTGTTTCCTAAGAGTTCTACTAGAG ATCCGAATCAAGAATCAGTCACTTCAATTCCTGGATTGACGTCACCTACCAAAGTTTATCCTGAGAGAGATCCTTTGA ATGACACGATTATGTACAAAGTACAAGCGGCGTACTGCAGTGGCAAGCCTCAGCTTTTTGTCTGCGACAAACCTGATCATGTCATATGGGTAGGAAAAGGACTGATCTGGGGTGCCAAGAGGCAGCCATTCAATGTCAGCGATACGTGTTTCCCACGAGAGGGCGACt TTACTATGAATTGGCGACCGCCATTGTTAGAAATGCCATCACCAGATTACTTCACTACTCCATCACTTCCGGACACCACATCAGCTACAATCGCAAATTCTAAGGCGACTACAGGTCCTCCAAATGACAACTTGTCGACTCAAAGAGCCGCTTCATCGACTGCCGTATCTTCGGCTTCAGCTGAAACTAATTTACCGACTATCAGTACAGGTTTATCTTCCGGAACTGCAGCGACACCAACTAGTAGCACATCTTCTGCAGGGACTGCAACTCCTTTAACAGGTAGTCGTGCTCCATCTGGAGAAAGTACAGTATCGCTTACAGAGACTGCAGCCTCTTCTAGTATAAGTATAACTATACTAACTGGAGCTGCTGCACCAACCACCGGAAGTACAGATATCAGTACAAGAGACAACACTCTACTACCTGTTCTTACAACGTTGTCAACAGGAAGTCAAGTTTCTGGAACTGGTCCAAGCACAACTGTAACAAAAAATGTAACTGATTCTCCAACAGAAAAAGCAACCGGAGAGACCGCTCCTGATAGTAGttctacaataataacaaccatgACTGCATCGTCAAATTCAAGCGTTTCTCAACCGCGTTCATCTTCACCCGCGCAAACACCTTCAAGTGCTGCCACTGCTCTCAGCTCTTCTTTCACAACACTGTCAACTTATTCCTATCCCAACCGAACTGTTTCTACTGTAGTGGTCGGTGCTAGCCAGGGATCAACAACTCCTGTTTCCCGAGTGGCTTCCGGCACTACGGCTATTTCTCATTCTTCTATCATTACAACAGCTAATGTCACCCAGATAACTACAATTGGGTCAGACGTCAGCACACTTTCTAGTGAAACTAGTACACTTACTGCACTAACCCCTTCTATAGATGATCAGTCAACAGTACCTCATAGCAATCCGATAGCTAGCAGCGAACAAACCACAATCTCAGTTAGCACAAGTTTATCAACAGTTTCAGGAATTAGCAGCACAACATCACCTGGCAGTGGTGGCTCTGTGACACCTGACAGTAGCAGTCCTACATTACCTGACAGTAGTAGTCCTACATCAACTGACAGTAGTGTACCAGCATCACCTGACAGTAGTATCCCTACATCACCTGACAGTAGCAATACTGTGACACCTGACAGTAACAGCCCTGTGACACCTGACAATAATGGTTCTACATTACCTGACAGTAGTGGTCCTACATCACCTGACAGTAGTGTACCAGCATCACCTGACAGTAGTGTTCCTACATTACCTGACAGTAGCAATCCTGTGACACCTGACAGTAGTAATCCTGTGGCACCTGATAGTAGCAGCCCTGTGACACCTGACAGTAGTGGTTCTACATTATCTGACAGTGTATCTACTTTGTCTGACAGTAGCGTAATCGTATCATCTGGCACTAGCAGCACTATGTTACCAAACACTAGTAGAACTATATCACCTGTCAGTAATGGCCTGACATCTCCTAGCAGCAGCGGTATTACATCTCTTGGCAGCAGCGGTATTACATCTCCTGGCAGCAGCGGTGCTAACCCAGTGTCCCCTGATAGTAGCACCACTAGGTCCCCGGGTAGCAGTAACACTCTGTCATCCAGTAGTAGTGGCAGTGTGTCACCTGACGTCAGCAGTGTGTCCATGGATAGTAGTAACACTGTGTCACTTGACAGCAGTGGTGGTTCGTCACCTGGTAGTAACACTATTACATCTCCTAGCGTTAGTTCTAGAACAGATCTAACAACACGGCTTGGCCAAAGCCCATCGTTTAGCACCGCTAGTTCAAATAGACCACTGTCTACGGTGGGAAACAATGACTCAACCGCTAGTCAACAGTCAGATGGGACTAGCAACCGTCCTACCGGAGCTGTCAATCCATCTACGAGTCTGTCCAGCAATAATACCGGTTCTACGATAGCTGTAGTTACATCTACCATTCCATCAACTCTGCTCTCAACTGACTCAACCGTATCAGAAAGTACAGCTGCTGGATCTGTCACAACTAATATAACTGTCACACCATCCAGCTCTGCCTCTCAGTCATTCACTTCTGGTGGAGGCCAGTCATCTATCACAGGAGTTGGAACAACCTCTCCCATTCAGACCGATTCAACTATACTCCCCTCTG TTGGAGCGACGGCAGCTCTTACGGTAGATCTTCCCATGTGGGTCTACGTTCTCTTTGCCGTCTTCGGTCTTACGGTATTTCTGCTGATAGTAGCTCTACTCTTCATATGCTATTGGAA CAAGTACAAACGGAATATATATAAACTCGAAATAAG GAGGCTCCAAAATGTAGATAACACAGAAACACCTAGAGATATGGAAACACCGAGAGACTTGGAGACATCTAGAGATACGGAGAGGCTAGCATAA